The following are from one region of the Noviherbaspirillum sedimenti genome:
- a CDS encoding glutaredoxin family protein, protein MPVEFILYSRTYCHLCDDMLAALQALQAEFSFTIRIEDVDADPALVALYDELVPVLVGRCAGEEVRLCHYFLDRDGVRAFLAAADPVD, encoded by the coding sequence ATGCCGGTCGAATTCATCCTTTATTCGCGCACCTACTGTCATTTATGCGATGACATGCTGGCTGCGCTGCAAGCCTTGCAGGCCGAATTTTCCTTCACGATCCGCATCGAGGATGTGGATGCCGACCCGGCGCTGGTCGCACTTTATGACGAGCTGGTGCCGGTGCTGGTGGGTCGGTGCGCGGGGGAGGAAGTCCGCCTGTGCCACTATTTCCTCGACCGCGACGGGGTCCGGGCTTTCCTGGCTGCGGCCGACCCCGTGGACTGA